The following are encoded together in the Hemicordylus capensis ecotype Gifberg chromosome 4, rHemCap1.1.pri, whole genome shotgun sequence genome:
- the CHRAC1 gene encoding chromatin accessibility complex protein 1 translates to MASRLSGAGGGDNRLVSLPLSRIRVIMKSSPEVSSINQDAIFLTAKATELFVQYLATHSYKHGQGKENKALTYSDLSRTAEKSETFQFLADILPKKILASKYLKMLEREKGDVEEEEEEEEEESEDEEAS, encoded by the exons ATGGCGTCGAGATTGAGCGGTGCTGGCGGTGGCGATAACCGGCTGGTGTCGCTGCCTTTGTCCCGCATCCGGGTGATCATGAAGAGCTCGCCCGAGGTCTCCAGCATCAACCAGGACGCCATTTTCCTCACCGCCAAAGCGACG GAGCTGTTTGTCCAGTACTTAGCCACACATTCCTACAAGCATGGCCAAGGCAAGGAGAACAAAGCCCTAACTTACAGTGACTTATCCCGCACAGCAGAGAAGTCTGAGACCTTTCAGTTCCTTGCAG ATATCTTACCAAAGAAGATCTTGGCTAGCAAATATCTGAAAATGcttgagagagaaaaaggagatgtagaagaggaggaggaggaggaagaagaagaaagtgaagATGAAGAAGCATCTTGA